From Pongo pygmaeus isolate AG05252 chromosome 22, NHGRI_mPonPyg2-v2.0_pri, whole genome shotgun sequence, one genomic window encodes:
- the LOC129022357 gene encoding ras-related protein Rab-6C codes for MSAGGDFGNPLTKFKLVFLGEQSVAKTSLITRFMYDSFDNTYQATIGIDFLSKTMYLEDGTIRLPLWDTAGQERLRSLIPSYIRDSAAAVVVYGITNVNSFQQTTKWIDDVRTERGSDVIITLVGNKTDLADKRQVSIEEGERKAKQLNVMFIETSAKAGYNVKQLFRRVAAVLPGMESTQDGSREDMSDIKLEKPQEQPVSERGCSCYSPMSSSTLPQKPPYSFIDCSVNIGLNLFPSVITFCNSSLLPVSWR; via the coding sequence ATGTCCGCGGGCGGAGACTTCGGGAATCCGCTGACGAAATTCAAGCTGGTGTTCCTGGGGGAGCAAAGCGTTGCAAAGACATCTTTGATCACCAGATTCATGTATGACAGTTTTGACAACACCTATCAGGCAACGATTGGCATTGACTTTTTATCAAAAACTATGTACTTGGAGGATGGAACAATCAGGCTTCCGCTGTGGGATACTGCGGGTCAGGAACGTCTCCGTAGCCTCATTCCCAGTTACATCCGTGATTCTGCTGCAGCTGTAGTAGTTTACGGTATCACAAATGTTAACTCATTCCAGCAAACTACAAAGTGGATTGATGATGTCAGAACAGAAAGAGGAAGTGATGTTATCATCACGCTAGTAGGAAATAAAACAGATCTTGCTGACAAGAGGCAAGTGTCAattgaggagggagagaggaaagccAAACAGCTGAATGTTATGTTTATTGAAACTAGTGCAAAAGCTGGATACAATGTAAAGCAGCTCTTTCGACGTGTAGCAGCAGTTTTGCCGGGAATGGAAAGCACACAGGACGGAAGCAGAGAAGACATGAGTGACATAAAACTGGAAAAGCCTCAGGAGCAACCAGTCAGCGAAAGAGGCTGTTCCTGCTACTCTCCCATGTCATCTTCAACCCTTCCTCAGAAGCCCCCTTACTCTTTCATTGACTGCAGTGTGAATATTGGCTTGAACCTTTTCCCTTCAGTAATAACGTTTTGCAATTCATCATTGCTGCCTGTCTCGTGGAGATGA